One window of Perca flavescens isolate YP-PL-M2 chromosome 6, PFLA_1.0, whole genome shotgun sequence genomic DNA carries:
- the cep85 gene encoding centrosomal protein of 85 kDa isoform X1 — MTTSHRYIESKLAARFADMEWQTPAVSEKFQSRFGCRPGTSDSGDTGLGTSASDSTEDFCSSSSSPPFQPIRSQIPIPTAHVMPSTAGAPASKPQSCVQEDSLSSVEGHRSSSGSRTTSGSTSKSSSLSKSASSPNLDAQAGVGGDHVGPKPDCLSRYRSLVNGLDHSLFPSDLTRMDECQRFDTPAVEPTLNQSALLGGLCPDVRLRLQMTGIRDTPDCVSEAYRGSMEHSFKVLPEARPVFPGTAETSNQRGSQPGAAASSGVYANPLSLQTQALLREHAGSKGYEPLRQDRCGELSSWQQQQHKQQLESLRLQLDQMQLMSAGVGQYPSLYSTPVHSDSGKWDTLVKASESLLKEKELIIERQKQHMTQLEQRLRESELQVHGALLGRGASYGDMCMLRLQEAQRENAFLRAQFTERTDCVVMEKAEAERRLGAVEAETRRLTDSLKDACERHAEEMKKQEERIRSRDKHINNLKKKCQKETELKRENQQRIETLERYLADLPTLEDYQSQNKQLVEAEQQAAQLQEKVREAEVRLETTCSQLREKDAQLEDQKHRERELLTTITDMQQRVQQGLEDGARLPSLDMEKLRIENNALREEQQRHKKVIEKQHRMMEQLGSQIQALEEQISQEESSSQALREDVLAKEQNVLELHTALKELSAQNQELMEQNLTLQERMSDPEQRGTTQASSTLQPAGARLTQSLHVEIASCLRDLRSLCSILTQRAQGQNPNLSLLLGLTSPPPVAEQDEDWMSPEVLQKKLVEAQQLRRDVEELRNVILDRYAQDMGENCITQ; from the exons ATGACAACTTCACACAGATATATTGAATCCAAACTAGCGG CTCGGTTTGCTGACATGGAGTGGCAGACACCAGCTGTGTCAGAGAAGTTCCAAAGCCGGTTTGGCTGCCGACCTGGAACATCGGACAGCGGGGACACTGGTCTTGGCACCTCTGCATCTGACAGCACAGAAG ATTTCTGCAGTTCCAGCAGCAGCCCCCCTTTCCAGCCCATCCGCAGTCAGATCCCCATACCCACTGCACATGTCATGCCATCCACGGCCGGAGCCCCGGCCTCTAAGCCCCAGTCATGTGTCCAGGAGGACTCCCTGTCCTCTGTTGAGGGTCACAGGTCTTCCTCTGGCTCTAGAACCACAAGTGGCTCCACGTCCaagtcttcctccctctccaaATCTGCGTCTTCGCCCAACCTGGATGCTCAGGCTGGTGTGGGAGGCGATCACGTGGGGCCAAAGCCAGACTGCCTGAGCCGCTACCGCAGCCTTGTCAATGGGCTGGACCACTCGCTTTTCCCCTCGGATCTCACACGGATGGATGAGTGCCAGAGGTTTGACACTCCCGCTGTGGAGCCTACGCTAAATCAGTCAGCCCTGTTGGGGGGGTTATGTCCTGATGTCAGACTCCGATTACAAATGACTGGGATTAGAGACACCCCAGACTGTGTGTCTGAGGCCTACAGAGGAAGCATGGAGCACAGCTTTAAGGTTCTGCCTGAAGCTAGGCCTGTGTTTCCTGGCACGGCAGAAACCTCTAATCAGAGGGGCAGTCAGCCTGGTGCGGCCGCATCCTCTGGAGTTTATGCAAACCCTCTCAGCCTGCAGACACAAGCTCTGCTGAGGGAGCATGCAGGCTCCAAGGGTTATGAGCCATTGCGGCAGGACAGATGTGGTGAACTGTCCAGTTGGCAGCAACAGCAACATAAGCAGCAACTGGAGAGTTTACGCCTGCAACTGGATCAAATGCAG TTGATGAGTGCAGGAGTGGGTCAGTACCCATCTCTATACTCGACACCCGTTCACTCAGATTCTGGCAAATGGGACACTCTGGTCAAAGCCAGTGAGAGTCTGCTAAAAGAGAAGGAGCTCATTATTGAGAG GCAAAAGCAGCATATGACCCAGTTGGAGCAGCGTCTGAGAGAAAGCGAGCTGCAAGTCCATGGAGCCCTCCTGGGTCGAGGAGCTTCTTATGGGGACATGTGTATGCTGAGGCTACAG GAGGCTCAGAGGGAGAATGCGTTCCTGAGGGCGCAGTTTACGGAGCGCACTGACTGTGTTGTCATGGAGAAAGCGGAGGCAGAGCGCAGACTGGGGGCAGTCGAGGCTGAGACACGCCGACTAACTGACAGCCTGAAGGACGCCTGTGAGAGACACGCCGAGGAGatgaagaaacaggaagagagg ATCCGCAGTCGAGACAAGCACATCAACAACCTGAAGAAGAAGTGTCAGAAGGAGACAGAGCTAAAGAGAGAGAACCAGCAGCGCATTGAGACTCTGGAGCGCTATCTAGCTGACCTGCCCACCTTGGAGGACTACCAGAGCCAGAACAAGCAG cTAGTAGAGGCTGAACAGCAGGCGGCTCAGCTACAAGAGAAGGTACGAGAAGCGGAGGTCCGTCTAGAGACGACATGCTCACAACTACGGGAAAAAGACGCACAGCTGGAAGATCAgaaacacagggagagagagctgCTGACCACCATTACTGA TATGCAGCAGCGGGTACAGCAGGGGCTTGAGGATGGAGCAAGGCTGCCTTCCCTGGATATGGAGAAGCTCCGAATAGAGAACAATGCCTTGAGAGAGGAGCAGCAGAGACACAAAAAG GTCATTGAGAAGCAGCACCGAATGATGGAACAGCTTGGCTCCCAGATCCAG GCTTTGGAGGAGCAGATATCTCAGGAAGAGAGCAGCTCTCAGGCTCTCAGAGAAGATGTGTTGGCCAAAGAGCAGAACGTGTTAGAGCTCCACACAGCCTTGAAGGAG CTGTCGGCCCAGAACCAGGAGCTGATGGAGCAGAATCTGACCCTGCAGGAGCGAATGAGTGATCCAGAGCAGAGGGGCACTACCCAGGCCTCCTCTACCCTCCAGCCAGCTGGGGCTCGTCTCACACAGAGCCTCCATGTAGAGATCGCCTCCTGCCTCCGTGACCTGCGCTCCCTGTGCAGCATTCTGACCCAGAGAGCTCAGGGACAGAACCCCAACCTCTCCCTGCTGCTTGGCCTCACAT CTCCCCCACCAGTGGCAGAGCAGGATGAGGACTGGATGAGTCCAGAGGTGCTGCagaagaagctggttgaagctCAACAGCTCCGTCGGGATGTCGAGGAACTACGCAACGTAATACTGGACCGGTATGCGCAGGACATGGGAGAAAACTGCATCACCCAGTAA
- the cep85 gene encoding centrosomal protein of 85 kDa isoform X2, whose translation MPGFQTSTGLSDFCSSSSSPPFQPIRSQIPIPTAHVMPSTAGAPASKPQSCVQEDSLSSVEGHRSSSGSRTTSGSTSKSSSLSKSASSPNLDAQAGVGGDHVGPKPDCLSRYRSLVNGLDHSLFPSDLTRMDECQRFDTPAVEPTLNQSALLGGLCPDVRLRLQMTGIRDTPDCVSEAYRGSMEHSFKVLPEARPVFPGTAETSNQRGSQPGAAASSGVYANPLSLQTQALLREHAGSKGYEPLRQDRCGELSSWQQQQHKQQLESLRLQLDQMQLMSAGVGQYPSLYSTPVHSDSGKWDTLVKASESLLKEKELIIERQKQHMTQLEQRLRESELQVHGALLGRGASYGDMCMLRLQEAQRENAFLRAQFTERTDCVVMEKAEAERRLGAVEAETRRLTDSLKDACERHAEEMKKQEERIRSRDKHINNLKKKCQKETELKRENQQRIETLERYLADLPTLEDYQSQNKQLVEAEQQAAQLQEKVREAEVRLETTCSQLREKDAQLEDQKHRERELLTTITDMQQRVQQGLEDGARLPSLDMEKLRIENNALREEQQRHKKVIEKQHRMMEQLGSQIQALEEQISQEESSSQALREDVLAKEQNVLELHTALKELSAQNQELMEQNLTLQERMSDPEQRGTTQASSTLQPAGARLTQSLHVEIASCLRDLRSLCSILTQRAQGQNPNLSLLLGLTSPPPVAEQDEDWMSPEVLQKKLVEAQQLRRDVEELRNVILDRYAQDMGENCITQ comes from the exons ATGCCAGGTTTCCAGACTTCAACAGGTCTCTCAG ATTTCTGCAGTTCCAGCAGCAGCCCCCCTTTCCAGCCCATCCGCAGTCAGATCCCCATACCCACTGCACATGTCATGCCATCCACGGCCGGAGCCCCGGCCTCTAAGCCCCAGTCATGTGTCCAGGAGGACTCCCTGTCCTCTGTTGAGGGTCACAGGTCTTCCTCTGGCTCTAGAACCACAAGTGGCTCCACGTCCaagtcttcctccctctccaaATCTGCGTCTTCGCCCAACCTGGATGCTCAGGCTGGTGTGGGAGGCGATCACGTGGGGCCAAAGCCAGACTGCCTGAGCCGCTACCGCAGCCTTGTCAATGGGCTGGACCACTCGCTTTTCCCCTCGGATCTCACACGGATGGATGAGTGCCAGAGGTTTGACACTCCCGCTGTGGAGCCTACGCTAAATCAGTCAGCCCTGTTGGGGGGGTTATGTCCTGATGTCAGACTCCGATTACAAATGACTGGGATTAGAGACACCCCAGACTGTGTGTCTGAGGCCTACAGAGGAAGCATGGAGCACAGCTTTAAGGTTCTGCCTGAAGCTAGGCCTGTGTTTCCTGGCACGGCAGAAACCTCTAATCAGAGGGGCAGTCAGCCTGGTGCGGCCGCATCCTCTGGAGTTTATGCAAACCCTCTCAGCCTGCAGACACAAGCTCTGCTGAGGGAGCATGCAGGCTCCAAGGGTTATGAGCCATTGCGGCAGGACAGATGTGGTGAACTGTCCAGTTGGCAGCAACAGCAACATAAGCAGCAACTGGAGAGTTTACGCCTGCAACTGGATCAAATGCAG TTGATGAGTGCAGGAGTGGGTCAGTACCCATCTCTATACTCGACACCCGTTCACTCAGATTCTGGCAAATGGGACACTCTGGTCAAAGCCAGTGAGAGTCTGCTAAAAGAGAAGGAGCTCATTATTGAGAG GCAAAAGCAGCATATGACCCAGTTGGAGCAGCGTCTGAGAGAAAGCGAGCTGCAAGTCCATGGAGCCCTCCTGGGTCGAGGAGCTTCTTATGGGGACATGTGTATGCTGAGGCTACAG GAGGCTCAGAGGGAGAATGCGTTCCTGAGGGCGCAGTTTACGGAGCGCACTGACTGTGTTGTCATGGAGAAAGCGGAGGCAGAGCGCAGACTGGGGGCAGTCGAGGCTGAGACACGCCGACTAACTGACAGCCTGAAGGACGCCTGTGAGAGACACGCCGAGGAGatgaagaaacaggaagagagg ATCCGCAGTCGAGACAAGCACATCAACAACCTGAAGAAGAAGTGTCAGAAGGAGACAGAGCTAAAGAGAGAGAACCAGCAGCGCATTGAGACTCTGGAGCGCTATCTAGCTGACCTGCCCACCTTGGAGGACTACCAGAGCCAGAACAAGCAG cTAGTAGAGGCTGAACAGCAGGCGGCTCAGCTACAAGAGAAGGTACGAGAAGCGGAGGTCCGTCTAGAGACGACATGCTCACAACTACGGGAAAAAGACGCACAGCTGGAAGATCAgaaacacagggagagagagctgCTGACCACCATTACTGA TATGCAGCAGCGGGTACAGCAGGGGCTTGAGGATGGAGCAAGGCTGCCTTCCCTGGATATGGAGAAGCTCCGAATAGAGAACAATGCCTTGAGAGAGGAGCAGCAGAGACACAAAAAG GTCATTGAGAAGCAGCACCGAATGATGGAACAGCTTGGCTCCCAGATCCAG GCTTTGGAGGAGCAGATATCTCAGGAAGAGAGCAGCTCTCAGGCTCTCAGAGAAGATGTGTTGGCCAAAGAGCAGAACGTGTTAGAGCTCCACACAGCCTTGAAGGAG CTGTCGGCCCAGAACCAGGAGCTGATGGAGCAGAATCTGACCCTGCAGGAGCGAATGAGTGATCCAGAGCAGAGGGGCACTACCCAGGCCTCCTCTACCCTCCAGCCAGCTGGGGCTCGTCTCACACAGAGCCTCCATGTAGAGATCGCCTCCTGCCTCCGTGACCTGCGCTCCCTGTGCAGCATTCTGACCCAGAGAGCTCAGGGACAGAACCCCAACCTCTCCCTGCTGCTTGGCCTCACAT CTCCCCCACCAGTGGCAGAGCAGGATGAGGACTGGATGAGTCCAGAGGTGCTGCagaagaagctggttgaagctCAACAGCTCCGTCGGGATGTCGAGGAACTACGCAACGTAATACTGGACCGGTATGCGCAGGACATGGGAGAAAACTGCATCACCCAGTAA